Proteins encoded within one genomic window of Pseudomonas cannabina:
- the hisB gene encoding imidazoleglycerol-phosphate dehydratase HisB encodes MAERKAYVERNTLETQIKASINLDGTGKARFDIGVPFLEHMLDQIARHGLIDLDIECKGDLAIDDHHTVEDVGITVGQAFSQAIGDKKGIRRYGHAYVPLDEALSRVVIDFSGRPGLQMHVPYTRATVGGFDVDLFQEFFQGFVNHANVTLHIDNLRGTNTHHQIETVFKAFGRALRMAVELDERMAGQMPSTKGVL; translated from the coding sequence ATGGCCGAACGTAAGGCGTACGTCGAGCGCAATACTCTGGAAACCCAGATCAAAGCCTCGATCAACCTGGATGGCACCGGAAAGGCCCGATTCGATATCGGCGTGCCTTTCCTTGAGCACATGCTCGACCAGATCGCCCGGCACGGGTTGATCGACCTGGACATCGAGTGCAAAGGTGATCTGGCAATCGACGATCACCATACCGTCGAAGACGTCGGGATCACGGTGGGTCAGGCGTTCAGCCAGGCCATCGGTGACAAGAAGGGTATTCGTCGTTATGGCCACGCCTATGTGCCGCTCGACGAAGCGCTGTCGCGTGTGGTCATCGATTTCTCGGGTCGCCCGGGTTTGCAGATGCATGTGCCGTACACCCGCGCCACCGTTGGCGGCTTTGATGTGGACCTGTTTCAGGAGTTCTTTCAGGGCTTCGTCAACCACGCGAACGTGACACTGCACATCGACAACCTGCGTGGCACCAACACTCACCACCAGATCGAAACCGTGTTCAAGGCGTTCGGTCGTGCGCTGCGCATGGCGGTCGAGCTGGATGAGCGTATGGCCGGGCAGATGCCATCCACCAAGGGTGTGCTCTGA
- a CDS encoding OFA family MFS transporter — MSTSTALGGEAVQPAFLSKERIIAKPGFNRWLVPPAALAIHLCIGMAYGFSVFWLPLSKAIGVTAPVACTPDMGFFAQMFASTCDWQISMLGWIYTLFFIFLGCSAAIWGGWLEHAGPRKAGVVSALCWCGGLLISALGIYTHQIWLMWLGSGVIGGIGLGLGYISPVSTLIKWFPDKRGMATGMAIMGFGGGAMVGAPLATALMGHFASAEGVGVWQSFVVMAVIYFVFMIGGALGYRVPPTGWKPEGWTAPAAKAKNSMITNRHVHVSVAWKTPQFRLVWLVLCLNVSAGIGILGMASPLLQEVFAGKLLGNDLTFGELNADQLKAIAAIAAGFTGLLSLFNIGGRFFWASCSDYIGRKATYFVFFALGFLLYASVPTLGHMGSIALFVAAFCVVLSMYGGGFATVPAYLADLFGTQMVGAIHGRLLTAWAAAGVLGPVLVNYLREYQLSHGVARADAYNITLYILAGLLVLGFICNLLIRPVADKYFMTDAELAAEQAIGHDKGANATTSLEWKASASSKPMVIAAWLAVGIPLAWGVWITLQKTAVLFH; from the coding sequence ATGAGCACAAGCACAGCCTTGGGCGGCGAAGCCGTTCAGCCTGCGTTCTTGTCCAAAGAGCGCATTATCGCCAAGCCCGGTTTCAACCGTTGGCTTGTTCCACCAGCAGCACTGGCAATCCATCTTTGCATCGGCATGGCTTATGGCTTTTCGGTGTTCTGGTTGCCGCTGTCGAAGGCTATCGGTGTTACCGCACCTGTCGCTTGTACACCGGACATGGGTTTCTTCGCGCAGATGTTCGCGTCGACCTGTGACTGGCAGATATCCATGCTGGGCTGGATCTACACGCTGTTCTTCATCTTCCTGGGTTGCTCGGCTGCCATTTGGGGTGGCTGGCTGGAGCACGCGGGTCCGCGCAAGGCCGGTGTCGTTTCGGCACTGTGCTGGTGTGGTGGTCTGCTGATTTCCGCGCTGGGTATTTACACGCACCAGATCTGGCTGATGTGGCTGGGCTCGGGGGTGATCGGCGGTATCGGTCTGGGGTTGGGCTATATCTCCCCGGTGTCGACCCTGATCAAGTGGTTCCCGGACAAACGCGGCATGGCGACCGGCATGGCGATCATGGGCTTTGGTGGCGGCGCGATGGTGGGCGCACCGCTGGCTACTGCGCTGATGGGCCATTTCGCTTCGGCTGAAGGCGTGGGCGTCTGGCAGAGCTTCGTGGTGATGGCGGTGATTTACTTCGTCTTCATGATCGGCGGCGCCTTGGGCTACCGTGTTCCGCCAACCGGCTGGAAACCCGAAGGCTGGACCGCTCCGGCTGCCAAGGCCAAGAACTCGATGATCACCAACCGTCACGTGCATGTCAGCGTGGCCTGGAAGACACCGCAGTTCCGTCTGGTCTGGCTGGTGCTGTGCCTCAACGTGTCGGCCGGTATCGGCATCCTGGGCATGGCTTCGCCACTGTTGCAGGAAGTGTTCGCCGGCAAGCTGCTGGGCAACGATCTGACCTTCGGCGAGCTGAATGCCGATCAACTGAAAGCCATTGCTGCAATCGCTGCCGGTTTCACGGGGCTGTTGAGCCTGTTCAACATCGGTGGTCGATTCTTCTGGGCGTCGTGCTCGGACTACATCGGTCGTAAAGCAACGTACTTCGTGTTCTTCGCGCTGGGCTTCCTGCTTTACGCGTCGGTTCCGACCCTCGGGCACATGGGCAGCATCGCGCTGTTCGTGGCCGCATTCTGCGTCGTGCTGTCGATGTACGGTGGCGGTTTCGCGACGGTTCCGGCGTATCTGGCCGACCTGTTCGGTACACAGATGGTCGGCGCGATCCACGGTCGTCTGCTGACTGCGTGGGCTGCGGCAGGTGTTCTGGGTCCGGTATTGGTCAACTACCTGCGCGAGTATCAACTCAGCCATGGTGTTGCGCGTGCCGATGCCTACAACATCACCCTGTACATCCTCGCCGGTCTGTTGGTGCTGGGTTTTATCTGCAACCTGCTGATTCGTCCGGTTGCCGACAAGTACTTCATGACTGACGCCGAACTGGCCGCTGAACAAGCCATCGGCCACGACAAGGGCGCCAATGCCACCACTTCGCTGGAGTGGAAAGCATCCGCCAGCAGCAAGCCGATGGTCATCGCGGCCTGGCTGGCGGTCGGCATCCCGCTGGCGTGGGGCGTCTGGATCACCCTGCAAAAGACCGCAGTGCTGTTTCACTAA
- a CDS encoding aromatic amino acid transaminase, whose product MLAHVESYAGDPILSLMETFGKDSRADKVNLSIGLYYDAEGRIPQLACVATAQKQLAEGEQAASVYLPMEGLAAYRQAVQTLLFGADHPLVQAGRVATIQTVGGSGALKVGADFLKYAFPDSQVWVSDPTWENHLALFGGAGFKVNTYPYFDAQTGGVRFEAMLDTVQGLPAQSILLLHPCCHNPTGADLSVEQWDRLIEVIKDRQLIAFLDIAYQGFGKGIDEDAYAIRAMADAGITTLVSNSFSKIFSLYGERVGGLSVVCEDTASAANVFGQLKATVRRNYSSPPAHGAFLVSNVLNTPHLRDQWLSEVEAMRLRIIDMRKRLVSVLTQKVPGRDFSFILRQSGMFSYTGLTPQQVDELKDVHGIYMLRSGRVCMAGLNEGNIDKVCDAIASLFTH is encoded by the coding sequence ATGCTAGCCCACGTGGAGTCGTACGCCGGTGATCCGATCCTTTCGCTCATGGAAACCTTTGGCAAGGATTCACGTGCAGACAAGGTCAATCTGAGCATCGGTCTGTATTACGACGCTGAAGGCCGTATCCCGCAGCTGGCATGCGTCGCCACAGCGCAAAAACAATTGGCTGAAGGCGAGCAGGCTGCTTCTGTGTACCTGCCGATGGAAGGCTTGGCGGCTTACCGGCAGGCGGTGCAAACCCTGCTGTTCGGTGCCGACCATCCGCTGGTGCAGGCCGGTCGCGTGGCGACTATCCAGACCGTGGGCGGTTCGGGCGCGCTGAAGGTGGGTGCCGACTTCCTTAAATATGCATTCCCTGATTCTCAAGTGTGGGTCAGTGATCCGACCTGGGAAAACCACCTTGCGCTGTTCGGCGGGGCGGGCTTCAAGGTCAATACCTACCCTTACTTCGATGCCCAGACTGGCGGCGTCAGGTTCGAGGCCATGCTCGACACCGTGCAGGGTCTGCCGGCGCAAAGCATCCTTTTGCTGCACCCGTGCTGCCACAACCCGACTGGCGCGGATTTGTCCGTCGAGCAGTGGGACCGCTTGATCGAAGTGATCAAGGATCGCCAGCTCATCGCGTTTCTGGATATCGCCTATCAGGGCTTCGGCAAAGGCATCGACGAAGACGCCTACGCCATCCGTGCGATGGCCGACGCGGGCATCACCACGCTGGTCAGCAACTCGTTCTCGAAAATCTTCTCACTGTATGGCGAGCGGGTCGGCGGGCTGTCGGTGGTTTGCGAAGACACCGCATCGGCCGCCAACGTATTCGGCCAGCTCAAAGCCACTGTGCGTCGCAACTATTCCAGCCCGCCTGCGCATGGCGCGTTTCTGGTGTCGAATGTGCTCAACACACCGCACCTGCGTGATCAGTGGCTGAGCGAAGTCGAAGCCATGCGCTTGCGTATCATCGACATGCGCAAGCGTCTGGTTTCGGTGCTGACGCAGAAAGTCCCCGGACGGGATTTCAGCTTTATACTCAGGCAAAGCGGTATGTTCAGCTACACCGGGCTGACGCCGCAGCAGGTTGACGAGCTGAAAGACGTCCACGGTATTTATATGCTTCGCAGCGGCCGGGTGTGCATGGCAGGTCTGAACGAAGGGAATATCGACAAGGTGTGTGACGCAATCGCGAGCCTGTTCACGCACTAA
- a CDS encoding DUF2164 domain-containing protein, with protein sequence MSKAKGKPPILTLSPEHEQQAIDKLKRLFADRFELELGTFEVAEVLELFTREIAPHYYNRAIFDVQQHLKERFESIESDLWSLEKN encoded by the coding sequence ATGAGCAAAGCCAAAGGCAAGCCACCCATTCTGACCCTTTCGCCCGAGCACGAGCAGCAGGCGATTGACAAGCTCAAGCGCCTGTTTGCAGATCGCTTCGAGCTGGAATTGGGAACATTTGAAGTGGCGGAAGTGCTAGAGCTGTTCACGCGCGAAATCGCCCCGCATTACTACAATCGCGCCATTTTCGATGTTCAGCAGCACCTCAAAGAGCGGTTCGAGAGCATCGAAAGTGATTTGTGGTCACTCGAAAAGAATTAG
- the hisH gene encoding imidazole glycerol phosphate synthase subunit HisH: protein MQTVAVIDYGMGNLHSVAKALEHVGAGRVLITSDAKVIREADRVVFPGVGAIRDCMAEIRRLEFDSLVKEVSQDRPFLGICVGMQALLDRSEESGGVDCIGLFSGQVKFFGKDLHEEGEHLKVPHMGWNQVTQAVDHPLWHDIPDLARFYFVHSFYIDAANQRQVVGRGHYGLDFAAALADGSRFAVQFHPEKSHTHGLQLLQNFAAWDGRW from the coding sequence ATGCAGACGGTTGCGGTCATCGATTACGGCATGGGCAACCTGCACTCGGTCGCCAAGGCGCTGGAGCATGTGGGCGCAGGCCGTGTACTGATTACCAGTGACGCCAAGGTGATTCGTGAAGCCGACCGTGTGGTGTTTCCGGGTGTGGGCGCAATTCGCGACTGCATGGCTGAAATCCGCCGTCTGGAATTCGATTCGCTGGTCAAGGAAGTCAGTCAGGATCGTCCGTTTCTGGGCATCTGCGTCGGCATGCAGGCATTGCTCGACAGAAGCGAAGAAAGCGGCGGCGTAGACTGCATCGGCTTGTTTTCCGGTCAGGTGAAGTTTTTCGGCAAGGACCTGCATGAAGAAGGCGAGCACCTGAAAGTGCCGCACATGGGCTGGAATCAGGTAACTCAGGCGGTCGATCATCCGCTGTGGCATGACATTCCAGACCTGGCGCGCTTCTACTTCGTGCACAGCTTCTACATCGATGCCGCCAACCAGCGTCAGGTGGTCGGGCGTGGTCACTACGGCCTCGACTTCGCTGCCGCACTGGCCGACGGTTCGCGTTTCGCCGTGCAGTTCCACCCGGAGAAGAGCCACACCCACGGTCTGCAATTGCTACAGAACTTCGCCGCCTGGGATGGTCGCTGGTAA